A DNA window from Pseudomonas sp. B21-056 contains the following coding sequences:
- a CDS encoding glycosyltransferase family 2 protein, with the protein MQFSDESDITLVVTSCGRLDLLKRTLESFDRFNTAPIREVLITEDAGDEGVHAVIPAHWKDHCTVFVNQPKLGQLASIDLAYGHVKTPYIFHCEDDWEFYRPAFVEDSRAILEQRPDILQVWLRNYVYDLCVHSPYIHLGERDVISGVACYPLISDKPEWQSFSLNPGLRRLKEYQLCAPFAGFGGEKALSLRYAQLNLTAVTLEGDAVLHTGFGVHVEVPVERQRKARRRRREQVKLSLVLLLGVCIGWLISF; encoded by the coding sequence GTGCAGTTTTCCGACGAGAGTGACATTACCCTGGTGGTAACCAGTTGCGGCCGGCTCGATCTGCTCAAGCGGACCTTGGAGAGCTTTGACCGTTTCAATACTGCGCCGATCCGAGAAGTCCTCATAACCGAAGACGCGGGTGATGAAGGCGTGCATGCGGTGATCCCGGCCCACTGGAAAGATCACTGTACGGTGTTCGTCAATCAGCCGAAGCTGGGACAGTTGGCCTCGATCGATCTGGCCTACGGGCATGTCAAGACGCCTTATATCTTTCATTGCGAAGATGACTGGGAGTTCTATCGTCCGGCCTTCGTGGAGGACTCCCGGGCGATCCTGGAGCAACGGCCCGATATCCTCCAAGTATGGCTGCGCAACTATGTTTACGACTTGTGCGTACACAGTCCTTACATCCACTTGGGCGAGCGCGACGTCATCAGTGGCGTGGCCTGTTACCCGCTGATTTCCGACAAACCCGAATGGCAGAGTTTTTCCCTTAATCCGGGACTGCGGCGGCTCAAGGAATATCAACTGTGTGCCCCGTTTGCCGGCTTTGGTGGCGAGAAGGCCCTGTCGCTTCGCTACGCACAACTGAACTTGACGGCGGTAACGCTGGAAGGGGATGCTGTTTTGCACACTGGATTCGGGGTTCACGTGGAAGTACCCGTGGAGCGTCAGCGCAAGGCACGTCGCAGGCGTCGCGAGCAGGTCAAGTTATCCCTGGTCCTTTTGCTCGGAGTCTGCATTGGCTGGCTTATCAGTTTCTAA
- a CDS encoding lipopolysaccharide kinase InaA family protein, with the protein MHLSELKSAGRSPGLPLSLELADAAGPARLQLLSLLRVLPGQRYVGAGVWRGRPVLAKLLVGSRAARHFQRERQGVHLLAEQGLTTPALLADGLKEGEGGWLLFELLEGAESLGDAWKQVEHLPLLADEQTAVLAEALGAIAQLHGKGLWQEDLHLDNLLRHDGKLYLIDGAGIRAETPGKPLSRQKVLENLGVFFAQLPKSIEPFNEELLVYYLLGNAEHALPMEALQKQIDKVHAWRLKDFMEKVGRECSLFSVQNGPFGLRAIRRDEEVAMTPVLAQADALLDRGHLYKTGGAASVGKVDASGRTLVIKRYNIKNFAHWLKRFWRPSRAWHSWREGHRLMFLGIATPKPLALLEKRCLWLRRGAYLVTEHLSGPDIIERFAPYVESGEAPESELLALDRLFADLIRERISHGDFKGHNLFWQQDRWALIDLDSMCQHRTHASFAPAYARDRARFMRNWPEGSALYRVIDQRLPKDTSGES; encoded by the coding sequence GCGAGTATTGCCGGGGCAGCGTTATGTCGGCGCCGGCGTCTGGCGCGGCCGGCCGGTGCTGGCCAAGCTGCTGGTGGGCAGCAGGGCCGCACGGCATTTTCAGCGTGAACGCCAAGGCGTGCATCTGTTGGCCGAACAAGGGCTGACCACGCCAGCGCTATTGGCCGATGGCCTGAAAGAAGGTGAGGGCGGCTGGCTGCTGTTCGAGTTGCTTGAAGGTGCCGAGAGTCTGGGAGATGCCTGGAAACAGGTCGAACACCTGCCCCTGCTGGCCGACGAGCAGACGGCGGTGTTGGCCGAGGCCCTGGGAGCCATTGCCCAATTGCATGGCAAAGGTTTATGGCAGGAAGACCTGCACCTGGACAACCTGCTGCGCCACGACGGCAAACTCTATTTGATCGACGGTGCCGGCATCCGTGCCGAGACACCCGGGAAGCCGCTGTCGCGACAGAAAGTGCTGGAAAACCTCGGGGTGTTTTTCGCCCAGTTGCCCAAGTCCATCGAGCCGTTCAACGAAGAGTTGCTGGTGTATTATCTGCTGGGCAATGCCGAGCACGCGCTGCCCATGGAAGCGCTGCAAAAGCAGATCGACAAGGTGCACGCCTGGCGTCTGAAGGACTTCATGGAAAAGGTCGGGCGCGAATGCAGCCTGTTCAGTGTGCAAAATGGGCCGTTCGGCCTGCGGGCAATCCGTCGCGATGAAGAGGTCGCCATGACGCCGGTGCTGGCGCAGGCCGATGCCTTGCTTGACCGGGGCCATTTGTACAAGACCGGTGGTGCGGCGAGTGTCGGCAAGGTCGATGCCAGTGGCCGCACCTTGGTCATCAAGCGTTACAACATCAAGAACTTCGCCCATTGGCTCAAGCGCTTCTGGCGCCCCAGCCGTGCCTGGCACTCCTGGCGCGAAGGTCATCGCCTGATGTTTCTTGGTATCGCCACGCCCAAGCCCCTGGCGTTGCTGGAAAAGCGTTGCCTGTGGTTGCGTCGTGGTGCCTACCTGGTGACCGAGCATCTGTCTGGACCGGACATCATCGAGCGCTTTGCCCCTTACGTGGAAAGCGGCGAGGCGCCCGAATCGGAATTATTGGCTTTGGACCGATTGTTCGCCGACCTGATCCGCGAACGCATCAGCCACGGCGACTTCAAGGGCCACAACCTGTTCTGGCAGCAGGACCGCTGGGCACTGATCGATCTGGACTCCATGTGTCAGCACCGCACCCACGCCAGCTTCGCCCCAGCCTACGCCCGGGATCGGGCGCGGTTCATGCGCAACTGGCCTGAGGGCAGTGCGTTGTATCGGGTGATTGATCAGCGATTGCCCAAGGATACTTCCGGCGAGTCCTGA
- a CDS encoding glycosyltransferase, producing the protein MTRSAERHVLQFCHGYDGPFLDCARQYASLFAGTGYRVTTVFLTGAADAEVAAGCASDEVLFMEYSSSAVRGLKLGAIGDLRKIAASRNFSFCIAHRFKPIYIALLGTGLPVIGVHHAFGDYQRRTRRLFAHVFRKRLSLLGVSDAVRDDMRRCLPNWPAGRIQTLYNRIDLEAARAGLVSREEARHVLGLDAHAWIVGNVGRLHPDKDQATLLRGFAAALAYLPGHSQLAILGKGRLEQDLRELALELGIADRVLLLGQVPEARRYFRAFDVFALSSDHEPFGMVLLEAMAAGVPLLATACGGAKEVVEGVGILFPLGDAEHLAQGLQHLAAMDDLQRRQCAELMLDRLRERFSDRAVREAFWRLPQVTEPAPRA; encoded by the coding sequence ATGACACGCTCGGCTGAGCGACATGTGCTGCAGTTCTGCCACGGTTATGACGGGCCGTTCCTCGACTGCGCCCGTCAATACGCCAGCCTGTTCGCGGGCACCGGCTATCGCGTGACCACGGTGTTTCTTACCGGGGCCGCCGATGCCGAGGTCGCTGCCGGTTGCGCCTCGGACGAAGTGCTGTTCATGGAGTACAGCTCCAGTGCCGTGAGAGGCCTGAAGCTAGGTGCCATTGGCGATCTGCGCAAGATCGCTGCTTCGCGCAATTTCAGCTTCTGCATCGCCCACCGTTTCAAGCCTATCTATATCGCTCTGCTCGGCACCGGGCTGCCGGTGATTGGCGTGCACCATGCCTTTGGGGATTACCAGCGGCGTACTCGCCGGCTGTTCGCCCATGTCTTTCGCAAGCGCCTGAGCCTGCTCGGGGTCTCCGATGCGGTGCGTGACGACATGCGCCGCTGCCTGCCGAATTGGCCAGCGGGCCGGATCCAGACCCTCTACAACCGCATCGACCTGGAGGCCGCGCGGGCTGGCCTGGTGTCGCGGGAGGAGGCGCGGCACGTCCTGGGATTGGATGCGCACGCCTGGATCGTCGGCAACGTCGGCCGCCTGCATCCGGACAAGGATCAGGCCACGTTGTTGCGAGGTTTTGCCGCGGCACTGGCGTATCTGCCCGGCCACAGTCAGTTGGCCATCCTCGGCAAGGGGCGCCTGGAACAGGACCTGCGGGAGCTGGCCCTGGAGCTGGGCATCGCCGACCGTGTGCTGTTGCTCGGCCAGGTGCCTGAGGCGCGCCGTTACTTCCGGGCTTTCGACGTGTTTGCCCTGAGTTCCGATCACGAGCCGTTCGGCATGGTGTTGCTCGAAGCCATGGCCGCCGGCGTGCCATTGCTGGCCACGGCCTGTGGCGGGGCGAAGGAAGTGGTCGAAGGTGTAGGCATTCTGTTTCCGCTGGGCGACGCCGAACACCTGGCCCAGGGGCTGCAACACCTGGCAGCCATGGACGATTTGCAGCGTCGCCAATGCGCCGAGCTGATGCTTGACCGCCTGCGTGAACGCTTCTCGGATCGCGCGGTACGCGAGGCATTCTGGCGTTTGCCCCAAGTCACCGAACCGGCGCCGAGGGCCTGA
- a CDS encoding carbamoyltransferase: MALTILGLSGALSHDPSAALYIDGKLIAAAEEERFVRDKHAKNRMPYESAKFCLEQAGIKPSDVDVVAIPFAPISLFGEARWHYAKRYWYAPDRALDAILMGNRRYKRYRRKIVWCLEQLGFDPKKIKIEPVEHHLAHASSAYHCSGFQEKTAILGIDGKGEYATTFFGYGENGKIHKIKEFYDPDSLGGLYGAITEFLGFEMLDGEFKVMGMAPYGDASKYDFSRLASFENGQLVINTEYANVIGLRRYKEKGKGFYFSPKLIEWLGPKREGDIADEPYIHYAASMQALFEKLALQMIDHYLGDVLKETGKLAFAGGCALNVKLNQKIIARDDVKELFVQPASGDAGTAVGAAAYVSHARGVPVEKMEHVYLGPAYSNEDVIAACARHPSKPVWRKIDNTPERIAKIMVDGNPVAWFQGRMEFGPRALGGRSIIGCPSASGVADRINEQIKFRERWRPFCPSMLDTVAPQMIKVDHPAPFMTFTFEVAEEWKTRVPEVVHEDGTSRAQVLKREYNPRYYDMMKALEVLTGNGVSLNTSLNRRGEPMICSPTDALNMFYGSDLQYLIMEDILVVKDGVDAYDTLG, translated from the coding sequence GTGGCATTGACGATTCTTGGCCTGTCCGGCGCCCTTAGCCATGATCCTTCCGCAGCGCTGTACATAGACGGCAAGCTGATCGCGGCGGCCGAGGAAGAGCGCTTCGTACGCGATAAACATGCAAAGAACCGCATGCCCTATGAGTCGGCGAAGTTCTGCCTGGAACAGGCCGGCATCAAGCCATCCGACGTCGATGTGGTGGCGATCCCGTTCGCCCCGATCAGCCTGTTCGGCGAAGCGCGCTGGCACTACGCCAAGCGCTACTGGTACGCCCCGGACCGCGCCCTCGACGCGATCCTGATGGGTAACCGTCGCTACAAGCGCTATCGCCGCAAGATCGTCTGGTGCCTGGAGCAACTGGGCTTCGATCCGAAAAAGATCAAGATCGAGCCGGTCGAGCACCACCTGGCCCATGCTTCCAGCGCCTACCACTGCTCGGGTTTCCAGGAAAAAACCGCGATCCTGGGCATTGACGGCAAGGGCGAGTACGCCACGACCTTCTTCGGTTATGGCGAAAACGGCAAGATCCACAAGATCAAGGAATTCTACGATCCGGATTCTTTGGGCGGCCTGTACGGCGCGATCACCGAGTTCCTCGGCTTTGAAATGCTCGACGGTGAATTCAAGGTCATGGGCATGGCGCCTTACGGCGATGCCAGCAAATATGATTTCTCCCGCCTGGCTTCGTTCGAGAACGGCCAGTTGGTGATCAATACCGAATACGCCAACGTGATCGGCCTGCGTCGTTATAAAGAGAAGGGCAAGGGCTTCTACTTCTCGCCGAAACTGATCGAATGGCTCGGCCCGAAACGCGAAGGCGACATCGCCGACGAGCCGTACATCCACTACGCGGCCAGCATGCAAGCGCTGTTCGAGAAGCTCGCGCTGCAGATGATCGACCACTACCTGGGCGACGTGCTCAAGGAAACCGGCAAGCTGGCTTTCGCCGGCGGTTGCGCGTTGAACGTCAAGCTGAACCAGAAGATCATCGCCCGTGACGACGTCAAGGAGCTGTTCGTGCAGCCGGCTTCCGGCGACGCCGGTACTGCGGTGGGCGCGGCGGCGTATGTCTCCCATGCCCGTGGCGTGCCCGTGGAGAAGATGGAACACGTCTACCTCGGCCCGGCCTACAGCAACGAAGACGTGATCGCCGCGTGTGCCCGTCATCCGAGCAAACCGGTATGGCGCAAGATCGACAACACCCCCGAGCGCATTGCCAAAATCATGGTCGACGGCAACCCGGTGGCCTGGTTCCAGGGCCGCATGGAGTTCGGCCCGCGGGCCCTGGGCGGGCGTTCGATCATCGGTTGCCCGAGCGCCAGCGGCGTCGCGGATCGCATCAACGAGCAGATCAAGTTCCGCGAGCGCTGGAGGCCTTTCTGCCCGTCGATGCTCGACACCGTCGCGCCGCAGATGATCAAGGTCGATCATCCCGCACCCTTCATGACCTTCACCTTCGAAGTGGCCGAAGAATGGAAAACCCGCGTGCCGGAAGTCGTCCATGAAGACGGTACTTCCCGGGCCCAGGTGCTCAAGCGTGAATACAACCCGCGCTACTACGACATGATGAAGGCCCTGGAAGTCCTGACCGGCAACGGTGTGTCCCTGAACACCTCGCTCAACCGCCGTGGCGAGCCGATGATCTGCTCGCCGACTGACGCGCTGAACATGTTCTATGGCTCCGACCTGCAGTACCTGATCATGGAAGACATTCTGGTGGTCAAAGACGGCGTGGACGCTTATGACACGCTCGGCTGA
- a CDS encoding glycosyltransferase family 4 protein: MSIINVMWAGGSPFASVHKVHHQILSRIEPAMPVKTWLLQGSGAGCQVNAGQAREWHLSSARLKGRHVWRLFKPLMRKRFRQALLDSNARVVLLDGLGVARTLLPVLQTLSQIRVVVVFHGSTRLNAESRELLRGFPASRLTLAAVSRTLATTLQDDLEIPVTALRSAFDPVAFRSALMPCAQARFRLGLSTGLRVFGAVGRLVDAKGFACLLDAFALAAGSQPDWRLVIVGEGPQREALQERIARPDLLGKVLLTGHLDDIAVLYKAFDWVLIPSVSEGLGLILQEAVMAGVPVLTSELAVFREQLGDTGWYAPVNDVQAWSEALMQILQTSAEEVAAAQHQALAPDEAWLSFSQTARQLISGGQ; the protein is encoded by the coding sequence ATGAGCATTATTAATGTCATGTGGGCGGGTGGTTCACCGTTCGCTTCGGTACACAAGGTTCATCACCAGATACTGTCACGGATCGAACCCGCGATGCCGGTCAAGACATGGCTCTTGCAGGGCTCAGGCGCTGGCTGCCAGGTCAATGCAGGGCAGGCGCGCGAGTGGCACCTTTCTTCCGCCCGGCTCAAAGGGCGACACGTCTGGCGGCTGTTCAAGCCCTTGATGCGTAAACGTTTCCGCCAGGCGTTGCTCGACAGCAATGCCCGGGTTGTGCTGCTCGATGGCCTCGGTGTCGCTCGTACCCTGTTGCCTGTCCTTCAGACCCTGTCGCAGATCCGCGTGGTGGTGGTCTTCCATGGCTCGACGCGACTCAACGCTGAAAGCCGCGAGCTGCTACGCGGGTTCCCCGCTTCACGTCTGACGCTGGCAGCGGTTTCCCGGACGCTGGCAACTACCCTTCAAGATGACCTGGAAATTCCGGTCACTGCACTGCGCAGCGCATTCGATCCGGTTGCCTTCCGGTCCGCACTCATGCCTTGCGCGCAAGCCCGTTTCCGGCTGGGCCTGTCAACGGGGCTGCGGGTGTTTGGCGCCGTTGGGCGATTGGTGGACGCCAAGGGGTTTGCCTGCTTGCTGGATGCCTTTGCCCTGGCAGCAGGAAGCCAGCCCGATTGGCGGCTGGTCATCGTGGGTGAAGGGCCGCAGCGAGAGGCGTTGCAAGAGCGGATCGCCCGGCCGGACCTGCTGGGCAAGGTATTGCTGACAGGCCATCTGGACGATATCGCGGTGCTTTACAAGGCCTTCGACTGGGTGCTGATCCCATCCGTCAGCGAGGGGCTGGGACTGATCCTGCAAGAGGCCGTCATGGCTGGCGTGCCGGTGCTGACCAGTGAGTTGGCGGTGTTCCGCGAGCAGTTGGGCGACACGGGGTGGTATGCCCCGGTCAACGACGTTCAGGCCTGGAGCGAAGCGCTGATGCAGATTTTACAGACCTCGGCCGAAGAGGTTGCTGCCGCCCAGCATCAGGCACTGGCGCCCGACGAGGCCTGGTTGAGTTTCAGCCAGACCGCTCGGCAACTGATTTCAGGCGGCCAATAG
- a CDS encoding toluene tolerance protein, whose product MQSSRLPQAALNQLIEGASILEADSYGPKVYLLQDGNILKLFRRKRLFSSALLRPYSARFIHNAARLQALGVPTLEVLAFYKLPIPGMTAVLYRPLPGKTLRQLSNQENFSWPQMLPALVELIRSLHASGIYFRSLHLGNIVITPENRLGLIDVADMRFLRAPLPRHLARRNLQHFARYIARENLNGSFPMQALENALLAA is encoded by the coding sequence ATGCAATCCTCACGGCTTCCCCAAGCCGCTTTGAATCAATTGATTGAAGGCGCCAGTATTCTGGAGGCCGACAGCTACGGCCCAAAAGTGTATCTGTTGCAGGATGGCAATATCCTCAAACTGTTTCGCCGTAAGCGGCTTTTTTCTTCGGCTCTTCTAAGGCCTTATTCAGCACGTTTCATTCATAACGCAGCCCGCTTGCAGGCACTCGGTGTACCGACCCTCGAGGTCCTGGCGTTCTATAAATTGCCGATCCCCGGCATGACCGCCGTACTGTATCGACCGCTCCCCGGAAAAACCCTGCGTCAATTATCGAATCAGGAGAACTTCAGTTGGCCGCAGATGCTTCCAGCGCTGGTCGAGTTGATCCGCAGCCTACATGCCAGTGGCATCTATTTCCGTTCGTTGCACCTGGGCAACATCGTCATCACCCCCGAAAACAGACTCGGACTGATCGATGTGGCCGACATGCGCTTCCTGCGCGCTCCACTGCCACGCCACCTGGCGCGCCGCAACCTGCAGCATTTCGCTCGTTATATTGCCAGGGAAAACCTGAACGGGAGCTTTCCGATGCAAGCGTTGGAAAACGCCCTATTGGCCGCCTGA
- a CDS encoding PIG-L deacetylase family protein, with product MSRKQQLLKRHRRNKRVGLVVALVVLVLLGVLVAWWLPLVLAVLGWVAHEAWFADHLFYSPKDDYQYSFPPFTQQPKVHLNAGRLRLDEGVMLDDGATLILAVRVKSTWLGRFIDPVIELSGGEHSDRQVFERGANGLRYLNLSEQGSTLSRGELRLHGRFCRLLGEPTLWSFPAEDVQRQRVMVIAPHADDAELAAFGLYSQADEAWIVTLTAGEIEAEHYQQMGLDRVEAARLKGRLRAWDSIAVPRWAGVPESHCVQLGYFCLQLAAMQAAPGQPQGSCEADLSDTRLFRRLNPFTLPGDADGAPTWNNLLADLRELILKARPEVIVLPHPVLDPHPDHLCAHDAIIQALEGLEWQPKTLLGYANHLHDNDRWPMGNTGAGIALPPYFDPARPMCPISLPLGLAVQHDKAMALGMMHDLQPPVPFKRRLRRGIQRLLAGRRGSAYGENEFFRKAVRRHELFWRL from the coding sequence ATTAGCCGCAAACAGCAACTGCTCAAGCGCCATCGGCGCAACAAGCGCGTGGGGCTGGTAGTGGCGCTGGTTGTGCTGGTCTTGCTGGGGGTATTGGTTGCCTGGTGGTTGCCGTTGGTGCTGGCGGTATTGGGTTGGGTCGCGCATGAAGCCTGGTTCGCCGATCACCTGTTCTATTCGCCCAAGGACGATTACCAGTACAGCTTCCCGCCATTCACCCAGCAACCGAAAGTGCATTTGAATGCCGGGCGGCTGCGTCTGGACGAGGGTGTGATGCTGGACGATGGTGCGACACTGATCCTGGCGGTGCGGGTCAAGAGCACTTGGCTGGGGCGCTTCATCGACCCGGTGATCGAGTTATCGGGTGGTGAGCATTCGGATCGACAGGTTTTCGAGCGCGGGGCCAATGGCTTGCGCTACCTCAACCTCAGCGAGCAGGGGAGCACACTGTCCCGTGGCGAGTTGCGTCTGCACGGGCGTTTTTGCCGTTTGCTGGGAGAGCCGACCTTGTGGTCTTTCCCGGCAGAGGATGTGCAGCGTCAGCGGGTGATGGTCATTGCACCTCACGCCGATGATGCGGAGCTGGCGGCGTTCGGGTTGTACAGCCAGGCCGATGAAGCCTGGATCGTGACGTTGACCGCCGGCGAAATCGAGGCCGAACACTATCAGCAGATGGGGCTGGATCGCGTCGAAGCTGCACGGCTCAAGGGTCGCCTGCGCGCCTGGGACAGCATCGCCGTGCCGCGCTGGGCCGGGGTGCCCGAAAGTCATTGTGTGCAACTGGGCTACTTCTGCCTGCAGTTGGCGGCCATGCAGGCCGCGCCGGGTCAGCCCCAAGGTTCGTGCGAGGCGGATTTGAGCGATACCCGGCTGTTCCGTCGGTTGAACCCGTTTACCTTGCCCGGCGATGCCGACGGTGCGCCGACCTGGAACAATCTGCTGGCAGACCTGCGCGAGTTGATCCTGAAGGCGCGCCCGGAAGTCATCGTGTTACCGCACCCGGTTCTTGATCCGCACCCCGATCATCTTTGCGCACACGATGCCATCATACAGGCTCTCGAAGGCTTGGAATGGCAACCCAAGACGCTGTTGGGCTATGCCAATCATCTCCATGACAATGACCGTTGGCCCATGGGCAATACGGGCGCGGGCATTGCGTTGCCGCCGTATTTCGACCCGGCCCGGCCGATGTGTCCCATCAGCCTACCGTTGGGGCTGGCCGTTCAACATGACAAAGCTATGGCGCTGGGCATGATGCATGATCTGCAACCGCCTGTGCCGTTCAAGCGTCGCCTGCGTCGTGGTATCCAGCGGCTGCTGGCCGGGCGTAGGGGCTCTGCGTATGGCGAGAATGAATTTTTTCGCAAGGCTGTACGCCGCCATGAACTGTTTTGGCGGCTGTAA
- a CDS encoding glycosyltransferase, whose product MRVLFLVQKEQRAILDRLYEGVAAHCECDLRWLDSKEQRNLRGYFQRHVDVSRYDRIVFFLRFKQEIRQAGFIRTIPNLVILEHDAYQNYIPCKYTGKFSAHYRRLPWVRVISSGFMVSERLRAEGFDAVFVPKGYDQTLLEDQGRERDIELAFVGSTNSVAYSGRKALLDELGHVEPLVVTRTKSGEEYCETLNRIRFFVSADVGMGEFMIKNFEAMACGCVLLAFDQGTAEAQALGLQDMQNVVLYRDIAQLREKLGRLRADPELAHIIARHGQKLALEQFSFARIGQKIVEALEPPLRPRAPLALLEKLRLKLGV is encoded by the coding sequence ATGAGAGTTCTATTTCTGGTGCAGAAAGAACAGCGGGCTATCCTGGACCGCCTCTATGAAGGCGTGGCCGCTCATTGCGAGTGCGACCTGCGCTGGCTCGACAGCAAGGAGCAGCGCAACCTGCGGGGCTATTTCCAACGTCACGTGGACGTATCGCGTTACGACCGGATCGTGTTTTTCCTGCGCTTCAAGCAGGAGATCCGGCAGGCCGGGTTCATCCGTACGATCCCCAACCTGGTGATCCTTGAACACGATGCCTATCAGAATTACATTCCGTGCAAATACACGGGTAAATTCAGTGCGCACTACCGCCGCCTGCCATGGGTTCGGGTCATCAGTTCCGGCTTCATGGTCAGTGAGCGTCTGCGTGCCGAAGGTTTCGATGCGGTGTTCGTGCCGAAGGGTTACGACCAGACCTTGCTAGAGGACCAGGGCCGTGAGCGGGATATCGAACTGGCCTTTGTCGGCAGCACCAACAGCGTCGCCTATAGTGGTCGCAAGGCTCTGTTGGATGAGCTGGGGCATGTTGAACCGCTGGTCGTCACCCGTACCAAGTCCGGCGAGGAATATTGCGAGACCCTCAATCGCATCCGCTTTTTCGTCAGTGCCGATGTGGGCATGGGCGAGTTCATGATCAAGAACTTTGAAGCCATGGCCTGCGGTTGTGTGCTGCTGGCGTTCGATCAGGGGACCGCCGAGGCCCAGGCCCTGGGATTGCAGGACATGCAGAACGTGGTGCTCTATCGCGACATCGCGCAGCTCCGGGAGAAGCTCGGTCGTCTGCGTGCCGATCCCGAATTGGCGCACATTATTGCGCGTCATGGGCAGAAGCTGGCATTGGAACAATTCAGCTTCGCGCGTATAGGGCAAAAGATCGTTGAAGCGCTGGAACCGCCATTACGGCCGCGCGCACCGCTGGCCTTGCTGGAAAAATTGCGCCTGAAGCTGGGCGTTTAA
- a CDS encoding antimicrobial resistance protein Mig-14: MLNRFQGWRERGWTVIDASTYAQAWQRFGGSVATHPLVVERLAALAGIPVRYLAYEHQGELKAAIPTWGRDLALSKDVLKRRGKKGLFDLGNAELILPAAPDTQAPLRHRGRYLSALNEGRFSGLKVQPEQLAMARTPEELSKKFRYNQRRELRLLEEAGGVVRSVDELSSAQLASIYCDLFLRRWGFAATGAERMGEVIELLRELMIGSVIFLNDAPIAIQLVYRVEAPEWISVEYINGGVDPQTREFSPGSVLSFLNTQSAWEHARAAGKPLRFSFGRTDREYKDRWCNPVPVFTV; encoded by the coding sequence ATGCTCAATCGATTTCAAGGCTGGCGCGAGCGCGGCTGGACGGTCATCGATGCGTCCACCTATGCCCAGGCCTGGCAGCGCTTTGGTGGCAGTGTGGCGACCCATCCCCTGGTGGTCGAGCGCCTGGCGGCCCTGGCCGGCATTCCCGTGCGTTACCTGGCATACGAACATCAGGGTGAGTTGAAGGCGGCAATTCCCACCTGGGGGCGGGATCTGGCGCTGTCCAAGGATGTGCTCAAGCGCCGCGGCAAGAAAGGCTTGTTCGACCTGGGCAATGCCGAACTGATCCTGCCGGCGGCGCCCGACACCCAGGCACCATTGCGCCATCGCGGGCGTTACCTGTCGGCCCTCAACGAAGGGCGTTTCAGTGGCCTGAAAGTGCAGCCAGAACAACTGGCCATGGCACGTACGCCGGAAGAGCTTTCCAAAAAATTTCGCTACAACCAGCGCCGTGAATTGCGTTTGCTGGAAGAGGCCGGTGGCGTGGTGCGCTCGGTCGATGAGTTGTCCAGCGCGCAGTTGGCCTCGATCTACTGCGACCTGTTCCTGCGCCGTTGGGGGTTTGCGGCGACCGGCGCCGAGCGCATGGGCGAGGTGATCGAGCTGCTGCGCGAACTGATGATCGGTTCGGTGATTTTCCTCAACGATGCACCGATTGCCATTCAACTGGTGTATCGGGTCGAAGCGCCGGAGTGGATCAGCGTCGAGTACATCAACGGCGGCGTGGACCCGCAAACCCGCGAATTCAGCCCCGGCAGCGTGCTGAGCTTCCTCAACACCCAAAGCGCCTGGGAGCATGCCCGCGCCGCCGGCAAGCCGTTGCGTTTTTCGTTCGGCCGCACGGACCGGGAATACAAGGACCGCTGGTGCAACCCTGTGCCGGTGTTTACCGTATGA